The following are encoded in a window of Parus major isolate Abel chromosome 22, Parus_major1.1, whole genome shotgun sequence genomic DNA:
- the ADGRA2 gene encoding adhesion G protein-coupled receptor A2 has product MRRAAALVLLAAALSGPGAGARSCPALSLGCKCAAERAKAGGGPGAPRRRVVCSGGGLPAPPEPRLLPEGTVTLLLANNKITVLENGSFFGLRALEKLDLKNNLISTVQPGAFLGLPELKRLDLSNNRIGCLSASVFQGLPNLLRLNVSGNIFSSLPPGVFDELPALKVVDFATEYLTCDCNLRWVLRWARERPAQISERTACAFPRQLRGSPVSPAAGAPELHTHHLIPSLRQVVFQGDRLPFQCTATYLDNSTQIRWFHNREPVQEDEQTGVIVEESLIHDCTFITSELILSNIHVSANGEWECAVSTSQGNVSKKVEIVVLETSASYCPAERVTNNRGDFRWPRTLAGITAYQPCLQHPFAAGPAGGGSAGEKQAWRRCDRAGRWEDGDYSHCLYTNDITRVLYTFVLMPINASNALTLAHQLRVYTAEAANFSDMVDVLYVAQMIEKFIGYVDQIKQLTDVIVEMASNIMLVDDHILWMSQKEEKACSSIVRSLERIAAHTLGSNSQHMAVSSRNIAFEAYVVKPESYVGLSCVAFQRWDRIPPGRPPQAERGAEPTPDQQLRLRCTTGRPNISLTSFHIKNSIALASIQLPPSLFASPGPAPPGADCKLQLLVFRNGKLFCSTGNSSRLADDGKRRSVATPVIYAGTYGCGVENLSEPVAVSLRHPGEGTDPVAAYWNFEVLGGMGGWSAEGCQLGTREPNVTSLHCRHLSNVAVLMELSGFPSEAQGAVEVLHPAMYTCTAVLLLCLFTTIITYIVHHGTILIPRKGWHMLLNLCFHIAMTAAVFAGGITLTGYRAVCQAVGIILHYSSLSTLLWMAVKARVLYKEVTWKAPQQPDRDTAQAAPRPMLRFYLIAGGIPLIICGITAAVNIQNYHDNNPYCWLVWRPSLGAFYVPVTFILLVTWIYFLCAGLSLQCRPSQQKDIPEPLEPPPRLGGTSDLLTDSGSISVTLNSGPPCPEGDGVHSLRVQFWALLATHGLYVALWTFGAMAVSQRWYLNIVFSCLYGITAVALGLFIFVHHCLRRRDVLSSWFSCCPSYRNALPMQAYVHPGLGPEDGSQVFIGCDPEAARSGASSSPSSAGSAGGRCKLTNLQVAQSQADARPAPCPEPDPADGKPLRHSSNLHGRRSHRGRTKPCRDGKHHRLKMLRGPSEHLSSESGSLHNSHSESYPSGRTSPGSGGRPRVPQDGEALPSPSEGSDGGRRVPELAEARRRSGSRDNLRPGGGAEREAKRRSYPLNVGSHNGGFKGSKYDINLAGADSVAGMKTGLWKSETTV; this is encoded by the exons AtgcggcgggcggcggcgctgGTGCTGCTGGCGGCGGCGCTGAGCGgccccggggccggggcgcGGAGCTGCCCCGCGCTCAGCCTGGGCTGCAAGTGCGCGGCCGAGCGGGCCAAGGCGggcggcggccccggcgcgCCCCGGCGGAGGGTGGTCTGCAGCGGCGGGGGGCTCCCCGCGCCCCCCGAGCCGCGCCTGCTGCCCGAGGGCACCGTCACGCT gctgctggcCAACAACAAGATCACGGTGCTGGAGAACGGCTCTTTCTTCGGGCTGCGGGCTCTGGAGAAGCT GGACCTGAAGAACAACCTGATCAGTACAGTCCAGCCAGGCGCCTTCCTCGGCCTCCCCGAGCTGAAGCGGCT GGACCTCTCCAACAACCGCATCGGCTGCCTGAGTGCCAGTGTCTTCCAGGGGCTCCCCAACCTCCTCCGACT GAACGTGTCTGGAAACATCTTCTCCAGTCTCCCGCCCGGTGTTTTTGACGAGCTCCCCGCCCTGAAAGTTGT GGACTTCGCCACCGAGTACCTGACGTGCGACTGCAACCTGCGCTGGGTGCTGCGCTGGGCCCGTGAGCGGCCGGCGCAGATCTCGGAGCGGACAGCGTGCGCGTTCCCCCGGCAGCTGCG gggctCACCTGTGTCCCCCGCAGCGGGAGCCCCGGAGCTGCACACCCACCACCTCATCCCGTCGCTGCGCCAGGTGGTTTTCCAGGGAGACCGGCTGCCCTTCCAGTGCACGGCCACGTACCTGGACAACAGCACCCAGATCCGGTGGTTCCACAACCGCGAGCCCGTGCAGGAGGATGAGCAGACGGGCGTCATCGTGGAGGAGAGTCTCATCCATGACTGCACCTTCATCACCAG CGAGCTCATCCTCTCCAACATCCATGTCTCCGCCAACGGCGAGTGGGAATGCGCCGTCTCCACCTCGCAGGGCAACGTCAGCAAGAAGGTGGAGATCGTGGTGCTGGAGACCTCCGCATCCTACTGCCCTGCCGAGCGGGTCACCAACAACCGCGGGGACTTCAG GTGGCCCCGCACCCTGGCAGGGATCACGGCCtaccagccctgcctgcagcacccaTTTGCCGCGGGCCCAGCGGGCGGGGGCTCGGCGGGAGAGAAGCAGGCGTGGCGGCGTTGTGACCGCGCCGGGCGCTGGGAGGACGGGGACTACTCCCACTGCCTGTACACCAACGACATCACCCGCGTGCTCTACACCTTCGTGCTG ATGCCCATCAATGCCTCCAACGCCCTGACCCTGGCTCACCAGCTCCGCGTCTACACGGCCGAGGCAGCCAACTTCTCGGACATGGTTGATGTCCTCTACGTGGCCCAGATGATAGAGAAGTTTATTGGCTACGTGGACCAGATCAAGCAG CTGACAGACGTGATCGTGGAGATGGCCAGCAACATCATGCTGGTGGACGACCACATCCTGTGGATGTcccagaaggaagagaaggcCTGCAGCAGCATCGTGCGCTCCCTGGAGAGGATTGCTGCCCACACGCTGGGCAGCAACTCCCAGCACATGGCAGTG agctctcgCAACATCGCCTTCGAGGCGTACGTGGTGAAGCCCGAGAGCTACgtggggctgagctgtgtgGCGTTCCAGCGCTGGGACAGGATCCCCCCGGGACGTCCCCCCCAGGCCGAGCGGGGGGCCGAGCCCACGCCCGACCAGCAGCTCCGGCTCCGCTGCACCACGGGCCGGCCCAACATCTCCCTGACCAGCTTCCACATCAAG AACAGCATCGCCCTGGCCTCCATCCAGCTGCCCCCCAGCCTGTTCgccagccccggcccggccccgccgggggCCGACTGCAAGCTCCAGCTGCTGGTCTTCCGCAACGGGAAACTCTTCTGCAGCACCGGGAACTCCTCCCGCCTCGCCGACGATGGCAAACGCCGCAGCGTGGCCACCCCCGTCATCTACGCCGGGACCT atGGCTGCGGAGTGGAGAACCTGTCAGAGCCGGTGGCTGTGTCCCTGCGACACCCCGGGGAGGGCACCGACCCCGTGGCTGCGTACTGGAACTTCGAGGTGCTGGGGGGCATGGGGGGCTGGAGCGCTGAGGGGTGCCAGCTGGGCACCCGCGAGCCCAACGTCACCTCCCTGCACTGCCGGCACCTCAGCAACGTGGCCGTGCTAATG GAGCTCAGTGGGTTCCCCAGCGAGGCTCAAGGCGCTGTGGAGGTGCTGCACCCGGCCATGTACACCTGCAcggctgtgctgctgctctgcctcttcaCCACCATCATCACCTACATCGTCCACCACGG CACCATCCTCATCCCGCGGAAGGGCTGGCACATGCTGCTGAACCTCTGCTTCCACATCGCCATGACGGCCGCCGTCTTCGCGGGAGGCATCACCCTCACCGGCTACCGGGCCGTGTGCCAGGCC GTCGGGATCATCTTGCACTACTCGTCCCTCtccacgctgctctggatggcGGTGAAAGCCCGGGTGCTCTACAAGGAGGTGACCTGGAAGGCGCCGCAGCAGCCGGACAGGGACACGGCCCAGGCAGCCCCCAGACCCATGCTGCG GTTCTACCTGATCGCCGGCGGGATCCCCCTCATCATCTGTGGGATCACAGCAGCTGTCAACATCCAAAACTACCACGACAACAACCCCTA ctgctggctggtgTGGCGGCCCAGCCTGGGCGCTTTCTACGTCCCCGTGACTTTCATCCTGCTCGTCACCTGGATTTACTTCCTCTGTGCCGGGCTCAGCCTCCAGTGCCGACCCTCGCAGCAGAAGGACATCCCGGAGCCGCTGGAGCCACCGCCACGGCTGGGGGGTACCAGCGACCTCCTGACAGACTCTGGGTCCATCTCGGTGACGCTGAACTCGGGGCCGCCCTGCCCGGAGGGGGACGGTGTCCACTCCCTGCGGGTGCAGTTCTGGGCGCTGCTGGCCACCCACGGGCTGTACGTGGCCCTGTGGACGTTCGGCGCCATGGCCGTGTCCCAGCGCTGGTACCTGAACATCGTCTTCAGCTGCCTCTACGGCATCACCGCCGTGGCGCTGGGGCTCTTCATCTTCGTCCATCACTGTCTCCGGCGCCGGGACGTGCTCAGCTCCTGGTTCTCCTGCTGCCCGTCGTACCGGAACGCGCTGCCCATGCAGGCCTACGTGCACCCCGGGCTGGGGCCAGAGGACGGCTCCCAGGTTTTCATCGGCTGCGACCCCGAGGCCGCTCGCTCCggagcctcctcctcccccagcagcGCCGGCTCTGCCGGGGGCCGCTGCAAGCTCACCAACCTGCAGGTAGCCCAGAGCCAGGCGGACGCTCGCCCGGCGCCCTGCCCCGAGCCGGACCCGGCCGACGGGAAGCCCCTGAGGCACAGCAGCAACCTCCACGGCCGCAGGAGCCACAGGGGCAGAACTAAGCCGTGCCGGGACGGGAAGCACCACCGCTTGAAAATGCTGCGGGGCCCCTCGGAGCACCTGTCCAGCGAGAGCGGGAGCCTCCACAACAGCCACTCCGAGAGCTACCCCAGCGGCAGGACCAGCCCGGGCAGCGGCGGCCGGCCGCGGGTGCCGCAGGATGGAGAAGCGCTCCCCAGCCCCTCGGAGGGCAGCGACGGCGGGCGCCGGGTGCCCGAGCTGGCCGAGGCTCGCCGGAGGAGCGGCAGCCGGGACAACCTGCGGCCGGGCGGCGGCGCCGAGAGGGAGGCGAAGCGCCGCTCGTACCCCCTCAACGTGGGCAGCCACAACGGCGGCTTCAAGGGCAGCAAGTACGACATCAACCTGGCCGGCGCCGACAGCGTGGCCGGCATGAAGACCGGCCTCTGGAAGAGCGAAACCACCGTGTGA